A single Anas acuta chromosome 19, bAnaAcu1.1, whole genome shotgun sequence DNA region contains:
- the LOC137842180 gene encoding C-C motif chemokine 5-like gives MNIFSAALSILLLAGLFSQAFSGPIGADTTICCFSYTSQKLPQSHVKDYFYTSSKCPQPAVVFITRRSRQVCAKPDARWVKEYVNFLELH, from the exons ATGAACATCTTTAGTGCAGCCCTCTCCATCCTCCTGCTTGCTGGCCTCTTTTCTCAGGCCTTTTCTGGTCCAA TTGGAGCTGACACAACCATCTGCTGCTTCAGCTATACCTCACAGAAGCTGCCCCAGAGTCATGTGAAGGATTATTTCTACACCAGCAGCAAATGCCCACAGCCAGCAGTTGT GTTCATCACCAGGAGGAGTCGGCAGGTCTGTGCTAAACCTGATGCCAGGTGGGTGAAGGAATATGTAAACTTCCTGGAGCTGCACTga
- the LOC137842179 gene encoding C-C motif chemokine 4-like, whose translation MQSVLHLPELLVLLRLSLSDGKMKVSSVVLALLLIAASCSQTSSAPVGPDHPTCCFSYTSHKLPKKLILRYYVTSTSCSLPALVFITKKGREVCANPSDTWVQRYLQNMKQN comes from the exons ATGCAGTCTGTGTTGCATCTGCCAGAGCTCCTGGTCCTGCTCCGACTGTCCTTGTCTGACGGGAAGATGAAGGTCTCTTCAGTTGTTCTCGCTCTTCTCCTCATTGCAGCCTCTTGCTCCCAAACGTCCTCTGCCCCAG TTGGACCTGACCATCCAACCTGCTGCTTCTCTTACACATCCCACAAGCTCCCAAAGAAGCTCATCCTGCGTTACTACgtcaccagcaccagctgctccctgccagccctcgT GTTCATCACAAAGAAAGGGCGTGAAGTCTGTGCCAATCCAAGTGACACCTGGGTGCAAAGATACCTGCAGAACATGAAGCAGAACTGA